DNA from Verrucomicrobiia bacterium:
ACACCAGCCATTTCATAACCAAATGGCATTGAAATTTCCGGCATGGATCGAAAATTCATTCCATACCATCCTGATACCACGGTAATGGGAATAGTTAAAGCCGTCATGATAGCCAGCGCTTTAATGACTTGATTAGTTTCATGTTGTGCTTTGTTGAGATAAACATCCATAATTAACAACAACTGATCAGAATAATTTAACCCCGTTGCATCGTAACGCGACAAGTTATCTGTAATGTCTCGAAAATAAGGCAAAAGATGCGTTCGAATTAATTTAAACTCACCACGCGCTAATCGACTTACTACTTCGCGTTGCGGAGCAACAATTACCCGAAAATCGCTTAATTCTTTTTTAGCGTTCAAAATCAGTTTAATAATATCCTTAGGATTTATTTCAAACAGCGTCGCTTCAATTTCCTGAATTTCTTTGGTTAATTCATCGATGACCGGTTTGTAGTTATCCACCAACAGATCGATAATATAATAAGCTAAGCGATCTGGTCCGCGCACA
Protein-coding regions in this window:
- the corA gene encoding magnesium/cobalt transporter CorA: MIHSFVFEQGKLVGQDLDLDALRLVRGDPGLHLWVDLDQPTEQEVKQVLEGVFSFHPLAIEDCVTVNELPKIEDYEDYIFLVLHAIEFSRQEQFKTTELNMFLGKEFLVTYHTGKIRGVNSIIDKLRHSIVTNVRGPDRLAYYIIDLLVDNYKPVIDELTKEIQEIEATLFEINPKDIIKLILNAKKELSDFRVIVAPQREVVSRLARGEFKLIRTHLLPYFRDITDNLSRYDATGLNYSDQLLLIMDVYLNKAQHETNQVIKALAIMTALTIPITVVSGWYGMNFRSMPEISMPFGYEMAGVFTIATTLLMVLWAKRRNWF